DNA sequence from the Electrophorus electricus isolate fEleEle1 chromosome 19, fEleEle1.pri, whole genome shotgun sequence genome:
GCCCCCACAACTCTGCACGCCTAGGATGTCTCTAGCATGGAGGAGATTAAGTGTGAGCTTCATGGATGactcttcaaaaaaaaaaaaaaagggccaaATTCCTTACTGTGCTTGAGGCAGATTAGAACTGGGACCTTTTCCCATCCACATGGTCCTCTCTGACAACATGCTCTTTATCCTAAATTAATCCAGGGGCTCTCTGTAGAATAAGTACCACTTCATGAGTCTAGGATTACTCCACTCTGCCCAGTGCCCTCTGGGATTAGTTGTTCCATCCCCCATAAAGTGATATTTGTTTGGGAAAATGCTCTAAATTGCCTATAGCTTTGAGAATTTGTCCTTTTTATGCATATGGACATTGCTAGAGGCATTATGTGTTAAAGTGCATATTTTATCTGGTTAGCTACTGTTCAGTGCTGTGCTTCTTGGAGAGAGCATGTTCTGATCATATCAGCTCTAACATTTATGCAGATATTACATTGGGGTTCATCAGATTCATCTTTTCAGCCCCAAATAGTCCATCTACCTCATAACCTACTAGATGCcaaatataaaatcaataactgGTAATTGAATAAAAAGCCATGTTAttccccaaaaaaaaaaagacatgccATTATGTTCAAATAATATGATGACTAAAATGTGCTTCTATTTGTCAGATTCGCTTTCAGGAGCCCTACTGTGAAGTACAGTGGGTGCTCAATACTTTGTCTCTTCCTACTGCACTCCCTATGCTTCAGCTAATAATACAACATGATCTCATAGTTCCCAAACCACAAACCTTGTTCTTCTGGGCAAGATCCAACATGCTGGAAAGATCTTGTCTATGATTATACCATTCACCTCGTTTAAAGGTGTTCACTGCAAGGTTTGAAGCAAGTTCAGTATTGAAAGGAATCTGTGTGAGCTCAGGTAAATACACAATAGTAATGAGGTCTGCTTAGGGGAGATTTCCTGTAAACCCATTctcagagggaaaaaatgtaaagcacagtcaacagaaaaaaactaagTACAGAGCCTTTGAATGGATATAAGGACCACTGAGGATAGTAGGTGCATAGACAACAACTGGGTCTGACTATCCAGTGTAAAATCTGCATAATTTCtactcccccccaccccccttttttccaaAATTCAAATCACATTAggcataattattattacagcattacaCATCATACAACATTAAATATACATTGTATTCAAAAAATGATAATGGGAAAAATTGTATAAGACAACATTTTATCCCATTTTCAAAGCCTGTACATCCTAAttagacatatttaaaataaatatgaaatacttCTATTTCACACTAATGGAAAAGCGTAGCTCTAACTGCATTAATAGGGAACCCTACACAACACAGAATGGGATAAAATGCTTTGCACTTCAAGAAAGACAAATATACATGTGGTTTTACATGCACAGTGGGCCTAATTAGGGACTGAGATTGAGAGGTTCCGACAAAGGAAACCCCAAGGCAGGCTGGGTGGGTGGCCTGTACCCTCTGCACTCTCTCTGAACTGTCACATCTTAGCCTCAGATTCCATTCAAGCATGTGGGGGCAGAGAGGAACAAGATATATTACCTGATCTCTCCAAAATATTCATCATGTGTTGTAAGCAACATCTGAGAATTACAGAGATATACATGGCTGACATATTGCAGCTGCACAAAAACACTAAAAGCTAAGTTCCCCACTCAAGAGCAATTCACACTATAACCTCCAGAAGAAGCAATTTTGGGTAAAAtagtgggggaaaaaatcttTAGTGTTCCTCTCTTGGCAAGTGTTCCCTCTCTCAGCAGCTGGGAATGAGTGGAGACTATGGCTGGAGTCTTCAGAAAACACTGCCTTTTCTTCACAGCGAAGAACCCTGCTTCTCATCTCACTAATGATAGACTCCCAGGCAGCTAACTGTTTCCAAAGCAAAGATGAGTAAGGcatgcagggggtgggggggtgagggggaggctaaagctgctcctcctctttctAAACATCACTGGACCCCATTTGGCAGCATACCAGCATGCCCTTCTGTGTGCAGGAGAGCTGAGGACTTCCAGGAGCAAAGGAGTAAATGCAGATATCAGTTGGGTAACTGTGACTCCAAGCACAAAGAAAGCTAAATGGAGGCTGTACACTTGTCCAATAAGTAAGACCTGACACAGAAGGGCACCCCTACATAGAGCACTGGGTCTTACACTTGACtttgaacaaaaatgaataatggaTTAACTGGTCTAGTTAGACATTAAATGTGTTAGGTTGTGATATGACACTGAGCAGAATATGAGGTAGGGACCCAAATATAActaaagatgaatgaaaatgcCTAGGTGACAAAGGAACACGTAGAAAGCAACACACTGGTAACATTCTTTGCACTAAAATACAATTGCAGAAAAAGTGCCatacaaacaatatttaatggTAAATGATTTTTCCACAGCATCTTTAGTGGTGAAGCATAATATATTACCTTTAAACATCTCTTAAGTTCTagtatattacattttttggcTGAACCTTTGCTTGACAGCTGTGTTGGCAGATGAGGTTCTTGATGTGGTCTAAATCACACCTCCCCCAATATATGAATTTCAATTATATCATTAAACTACTGCAATTACCACACACATTGTCAtgtgctaacacacacacacacacacacacacacacacacacacacacacacacagagagacaaaaacacaataccTTGTTCTTACCTGAAACACACTGGGCAGGAGCTTTACTCAGAAATGCCAGCTCTCTGTTCATTCTCCGAGAGCACTGGGCTCTTTGGGAATGGTGCTCGTCTTTCCACAGTAACTGCCTAATTGAAGAAGTGGCTCCACCAGCCCCGATGGCAGTCCACACCCCTGCACACAGGCCAGGGGAGGGAAGCAGCCTGTAGGAGTTGGGGAGGGAGGCGGAAGTGATGTCCCGCTCCACAGACTCCAGAGGGAGGGGGACATCAGCGTACACAGTTTCCCAACAAAGGTGAAAAGAAATGCAGACGCAAACAGAACGGAGggatacaaacacaaaataagatCAAAGAGAAGGTAGAATGCTTTTACTGTCACAAGCTGTGACATCTCCTGTAGCATTAGATAATTAAAGACTGTGGACTAAGTGCACTGTTTCTCATCATAGTAAACAAGTAATCTCgacaagaagtgtgtgtgtgtttttttttaaacattcttgTTTTCACACTCAGTGCCGTTTGAGTTGCTTTTCTGGTATCCTTACTGGTTGTATTCTGTCCAGTCCTTGAGAACTGACCTGTAGTGATGCAATCTGAGAGGAGATGAAGAATACtccctttttaaaacaaaaaagtttgtTTGTAAATCGAATGATTAATGGCCATATCTTATAACCATGTTGCTGACACCAGTTTCCTGTGCCAGGTGACCTCTGACTTGATCATTTTGAGTTAATAACTCATGTCTAATCTAGAAGATTGTTATGCTAACAgttcactttgttttgttagtggcagaattaacaaaaaaacaaaaaacaaaccttatGTGGAGAGTAAAACACTACTATTCTCGATAACCAACTAATATTTCTGCACTAGTTAATGTCCTGTAAAAGCACGCCATAGACTTAAACACTCACTATTAGATGAGAAGCCACTGAAGCAACTGtaggaagaagaaaaatgaacagCTGTTCCACTGCCATATATGTATTTGGCTATCTAGAGGAAATCTGTATAGAATATAGTAAACACAGCTGCCTCCAAACTAAAAGCAATTAGCTGAAAAGAAGAACCCTGCCCCCACCCTACAAGCCTAGATCCAGTCTAGCCCTCCCCACCAACAGGGAATGAgttcacacaaatatacaagCTATTATCTGCAGCATTCTCTCCCTGGGGCCTGTTAGCACATGACAATGTTTTAAGAAGTAAGTGGATCCGGGTTCACCCTCCCCACGCTGATAAACCACAGGTTCCTAGTATTGATTTTCATAATCAACAGGAATCATCAGAAAGAATGAATCTGATTACTAAACCGAAGTGAATGCAAGCATTTCCCACAAATGACGCTCACGCTATGTAGAACACATGTCCTCCAAGCACTTCTACACCGTGTTTTCCATTCAGATGTTTGGTCAAAGTGGATTTTAAGCAACACCATTCTATTCTGTAGGTGGAATTCTCATTTAGCCTGTTTTAAGTGGATTTTCATGACAGTGTTGTTTCCAATGCTGAGGCATAACATTAATCCTTGGCTGTtcatacaaaaatgttcttaaatgCTTGAAAGACGCTTTGGCAAAGAGCCTcaaataccaaacaaaacactccTTTGAAGTAAAAACAGCAGACATTATGGATCTATTGTGGTTTATTACAAgctatatttttgctttttaatttagtatttcaatgcaacataaataatttacaaaatcaTTGCTGACCTAAAAGCCCCCATAAACCAGTACAGTAATGGCTGGGATATAGCTTACATATCTTCACGGTTTATGATTATTCATTCCCCCTACATATTGTATTTGGAGAAAATCAGTCATACTGGAATACCACCTCCCTAAAAGCTGAAATGTGAGTGTTTGATCCCACAAGAACACTTTACTCTTCAGTTTCACTTGAAACAGGTGGAAACCATTTTCTTTATAACTATGCTGCTAAAAGGTGAGGTTTCTTCCCTTAGGCTTCTGTTTGGATAAGAGAGGATTAATGAATCAATGCTCTTGCTCCTCACAGCTTTAAGGGAGGCTGGCTAGTCCAACAAAGCCATACTCATCAGAGAAGGGAATAGAGCAGAACAACAATCTTTATTCACTGCAATGCTCTAACGAGAGCTGTACCTGAACTGGCAAAAGTCACCACACAAATTACAATTTCAGTTCTTTGTCTGCAACTTAAGGGAATTACAGGTCTTGGTagctacttaaaaaaaaaaaaaaaaaaaaaaaaagtttcaacaTTTTATCTAagagttatatttatttattgtgcagtAATTACTTTCTCTCCTAGTTTGTACATCACATAGAAACACTCTGCAACTATTAAACATCTTTCTTTAAGCTACATTTCACAGCTATACAACTAAAGCCATGTACAATACTGGCATTGTAGTGGCATGGTAATGGGTTTTGTGATGGTATCAGGTACCAATGTGCTGGAGTCTTGTCATGGTCGCTCTGAGACTGAGTGGTCTGCCAAacaaatatccagccaacagcagcaCTAGGAGCAGGAAAAATGAGCAAGCCAAATTGTGCTCAGTATTAGGCTTAGGTACATAGTGATCCAACATCTATATGgtgctataaataaataaatattttgtgaacATTCTGGAGGTAGTATGCCACAGTAGCAACACACTGGTAACATTTTCAAGTATTCAGGTCTGGCTGCACATGGAAGTCCATACAAGTTTTGACTGAGTTTTTAACTCAGTATTTCCCCCCCCTACTGGTAACTTTTATTCCAGTCCAAAAGTCTCTAGTGACAACACAACAAATCATTTTAGTAAAAGCATCAAATTAATTGATATATAGACCCATTTAAACTATGTTTCATATGTAAGCTGTATACATACATGTCATTCCACATGTTAATGAAATTGTCACTAGCAAATTTAATCTCCTCAGACCCATTTGAGACCCTTTATTAAGAGTGCTAGGAAGTCAACCTTCACATATGGAATGTTCCAAAAAGACCGACTCAGTCACAAGCATGATCGCCTGTGACAGTAACAGCACCTCCCCTCTGCAACAGATTACTACAACACCAGAATGAATTCACCAGAGGGATGAGAAAAGCATCAACTGCAAAACAGGAGGGTCACAGAGCAAACCATATGGGGGGGTGgcgaataaataaattatatatatatatatatatatatatatatatataaaccatgAGTAAGCATATGCATTCTTAAGGAGACTATAAATTAattccttttttctctcaaacAAACTGAACTAGTCAAAAAACACCCAAGCACCAGGAAATACAAAGGCTGATAAAATGAAACCACACTGACACCTTGAAAATGAAGTTTTTTTACTTCAATCATAAATAAGATACAAACGTTAGCTGCTTAAACTTtgaacaaatacataaataaacaaacaaacccacacaacTACTTCCATACAAGTGCCCTCATCACTTAAGAAATGATAAGAATCTTCTTATAAGCCAAACCTTTTTCCATCACCAAAGAGAGAGGGGTTTGCAgttaaaaacaaggaaaaagttGAAAAGAGCCTTTGAAAAGCAATctttaaaccaaaacaaggcTCCCTGCTTTGCTCCACTGCCAGGAACAGCAAGGGCACAATGCCTGTCAAATGGACTGACATTCCAGGGGTTTTCTGTGTGCACCGTAATTATGTTTTCTCCAGCTCTGCTGTGGGGGTCGCGGCCTGTGAATCTTTCCCACCCAGCAATTAGCGAGCGAAGTTCGGCCTCCCTCTCCTGTACCCTCATCTAGTTGTGAGGCACAGTCAAGAAACAAATCTCCTTCTGTTTATCTCTCTCGGAGTTACGATAGAGCTTTGGGGTGCTTTTGTGCAGCTCTAATCCTGGATATGATTAATGCCACAATTACTAGAGGATCTCGCAGGGGATATGGGCAACAGGGATCTTAGCAAAGACATTTTGGAAATGCTACACATCAGTAAGCTGTCGGTGCCACACCCGGCAAAACCACACCCATACACGAAGTGCATTTACCAGCTGCTGGCGATGCAAGAGTCCAGGCACAGTAGCGATGGTCCCGTGGTGCAAAGTTTCTGCAGTATCCAAGGTAAGAAGCTTTCTCCAACGGGTCTGCCGAAACACTGAGAAATATTACAAGGTGCGTTTTATGAAACATTTCTCCTCCCAGCACAGCATCATAAACATCACAATAAACCTTTTATGACTTTGCCCCTTCCTGACCTATAAACAGTTAAAATCAGCTGTACCAATAGCTAATAATGTATCGACTTTTATGACTCATGAGCAGGAGCAAAAGACAACACATCAGGTTGGACCTGGTTCAGTGTGTCCCACCTGAGGCCCTCCATAACCGTTGCCGAGCTGGTCCTACTGAGGAGGTCTCTGCACCCTGAGCCCCTGAGTGTGATGGTAGCTGTGCACAGCCTCTCCCCTGGAGCCGGCAACAAGCGCATGAGTGGCCTGCCCTCCGATCAGCTGCTGAGCTTGAACGAGCTCCCGCCGTTGGGCTACGACATGTTCAACGTGATGGCCACACTGAAGCCTCCCCGGCACCGGCTCGATATGCTAGGATTCCAGCTGCGCTTCGGGGACAAGGGGAGCAGTCTGGTGCTCCATGAGGCCCTGACACAGAGCCCGTACTGCCTGAATGGGAGGTCGGTAAGCCAGCCATTGCTGGTGGCCTATAGGGTCAGGCCAGCAGAGATGCTGCCGTGGCCGAACTCAGAGCACAGACAGAGGCACCACTTTGGGGCCAGTGCTCAACACGAGGAGCAAGGCGACAGAGGAGCACCATCGGAACTGCATGCAGGCTTTATGAATGCCACATTAACATTCATTATAGTGAACTCAGTCAGTGGATCCTGCAGCCAGTGAGGATTAACCTCAGTTTCTCCAGGTGTGATTTGCAAGCAGTTGCTTCAGTCactttaccttttttatttatttatttttttccaccctGTCAAACTGAATCTTCCCAAACTGAATGATTAAACATTTAAGGTAAATTACCTGTCTCTTTTGTAGGGGTATGTGCCTAACAGAGAAGTCAAAAATCTGTgttgaaacacaaaaacaaaataaaaaacacagtgaaatgtcattttaaagatTCTTTCTAATTATTTctcaatatattttttaaatggcataAGTGTTCATTATTTTACCTGTTTGTAACCTTGTGTACCATTCTAGGTCAACCTGCACATCACAGGAGTAGTCTCCTGTGATGGTGATGTATCGGAGCACCACAGATGACATCATTATAAAGGAGTTGAAAGACCTCAGGGCAGAGAGCTGTGCCTGCCCATAAAAGACAAAGCAATAACACCTGAACAGAATCATTATTGCTGGTTCTTTGGGTAGTATCCATCCCGATCACGCAGTCTTTACCcaatttatataatataataattaccTAATTGGGGTAATGACTAGACATCGTTGTAGAATCAGTGAGACCAGCTCGCACAGAAATGTATATTAATTCTTTTGGCCACGAGGAGGCAGACGACTGCGAAGGTAAAAGGAGTAACATATTTCACACAATTTTCCAGCCATTTATCGTTCTGCAATGTGTAACcgtttaaataataaagaagtGCATGCATGTGGCTATGTTGTGCAGTGATACTCACAACTCACATGTTATTCTCGGTAATGTTGAGAACATCCAGATTAACCTATGAAAAACAATTGCAATTTATGTCGAGGATTGTAAATATGACAATGAAGCAGTAGACGTAACTTTTTTCAGTAACTAGGTCTACTTTCAGTAGTTTcaaaagctgtttttaaaaaccaaaatgaacatCACCTTGGTCTTGTTTAATCAAGACAGGATATAAGAAATCAGacaatatttgtaaaataatgtatCTTTGTTAGACTTTCACATCATCTGTAAATATACACATTCCCACAAATCTTCTGCTGTACTTCCTTTAGGGAACACTACGCAATTGGCTAAGGTTACAGTCCATCAAAACCAGCCATGTCAAGTGTAGGGAAAACCAAGGGTTAAACTAACCGCAAAGAAAGGCCGTTGCACGTCGggctattttgttttgttttttaatcaaacagcagatttttttttaacaaatggcATGTCCAAGTCGTATGTATCTTAGGCGCTAATATTTAACTGCGCCGAGGAAGACGATCGACATTATGTCGCCTTTCTCAGGATACTGACACAAGGGCAGTTTTACATCGCTTTCCAAAAAGGCGAGCGATCAAACCGAACCTGCTGCTCTGCAGATTGTATCTGACCCAGTAGTTAGTATCCTATGTGGAGGAGCACCAATGATGTCAGGAAAGCATTACAAGGGACATGAAGTCAGCTGCTGcatcaaatatttcatatttggaTTTAACATAATATTTTGGGTAAGAACATTTAGCCACCACGGTGCCTTTGTTCaagtttgctgtttttattattaaatctGTGTCACGGAATTTAAACTAAAAGCCAAAACGCTCCGCTTGTTTTTCGGCGTTTGTTCTATGAAACGTTTTTGATTGAAAACTTGAAAAATACGAGTTGTAGTTTGTACAAGCATGCTGTCAAACCACAAAAGAAGTGGGTCGGCCAAGGGTAGACTGCGCCTGCCCTACCGAGTCTGTTCATCGTTTAAGTAACGCTTCGCTTTTGATAAACTGTTATTTGTAGTATCTTACATTTTGGTGGAACTATTTCTACGGAAAGCCAGTAGTTTATTCATTGTCAGGTACTGTGTCAAGTGCGTTTCTGTGGGCACTAATCGCCTTTATCGGCGACTACGGACAAGTGTTTCTGGGCTTCCCCAAATCTTCCACCCAGTAAGGtgattctttctttcctttttttttgtcttgtgttCATAATTTCTCGCTGCATAATTTAAGTCGATAACACCTAACCAGCCTACGGAAAATATTCTCTGCAGTGATTTTAAGCGAAACTACAGTAACTCATTCTTGCCATCCTGTGTAGATGCGATATTCAACTTTGAGATGACGTGAACTGATGGGCAATAGTTCCGTCAATTTAACACAAACACTTCGTTTCAGAAGGTTTATTCTCTAGAAGCCTGTAAAGAAAATCACCTCTTTCTTCGGTGTATTGGTTTTCTGTGCCTTCTCAGGAAATGTTGATGTAATCAAATCATAATTTGAATTTGAACATCGGTCGAGTTTCATATTTTGGGAAACGTCGCATCTGCCAAGAGATCTGCTCTACTATACATCATGTGGATCATGTGCCTAATGAATACAAGCTTAGGCACggtatttgttatttattgccACTTCACAAAAATAAGTGCTTCCTGATGGTCTCCAGCAAGGTATAATGATTATAATGTTAGTTTTGTGGGTTCAAATGCATTAAAGATTAATAAATACAGCTGTAATTTACATCAATATGGTTCACGGAACAGGCGATTatcacataatacagaacataAAGTCCACAGCCTTGTTCCTTCCACTTAAGGAAATGACCTCCATTTTCCCCGTTTCCTCTAGAAACAAAGAGCAAGCATACAAAATGTTCTGGCTCCTTATGCTGAGAAAGGAGACAACACAACACATTCCTGACATGCTTGGTCAAACCCatgattaaatatttcattagtgTGTAGGAGTATTATACATACTCTGACCTTTTACTTTTCAGAGGGAGAGTTAATAAAAGGTCAGATGTCACCCAAAATgttccctttcttttttaactttttaagaTGAACTTAATGTTTTCCTCATGATTTAGTTGCATCCATTGTATGTGTCAGCTCTATCAAATTCACACGCATCCTCCAACAGAGCAGCAGGGTCCCAGGTCTGAATTCCAGTTGGGTGTGCCACTCGAGGGGCTATTTCTTACCGTCTGTTTTTCATAATTTGGCCATGTGAGCGGGCAATTTTGTATCACTGATACAGTGTGATATCAGCACCAAGCAGTGCTTGGTGCTTGGCCTCAGTTGTGAGAGAATCATAAAGTAATTAACCTTCCcttactaaaatattttttggtttAGTGAGTTCATTGAGTTCAATGGCAGAGATTAGTCCAC
Encoded proteins:
- the LOC113580478 gene encoding LOW QUALITY PROTEIN: uncharacterized protein LOC113580478 (The sequence of the model RefSeq protein was modified relative to this genomic sequence to represent the inferred CDS: deleted 2 bases in 1 codon; substituted 1 base at 1 genomic stop codon), whose product is MPQLLEDLAGDMGNRDLSKDILEMLHISKLSVPHPAKPHPYTKCIYQLLAMQESRHSSDGPVVQSFCSIQGAKDNTSGWTWFSVSHLRPSITVAELVLLRRSLHPEPLSVMVAVHSLSPGAGNKRMSGLPSDQLLSLNELPPLGYDMFNVMATLKPPRHRLDMLGFQLRFGDKGSSLVLHEALTQSPYCLNGRSVSQPLLVAYRVRPAEMLPWPNSEHRQRHHFGASAQRGARRQRSTIGTACRLYECHINIHYSELSQWILQPVRINLSFSRGMCLTEKSKICVETQKQNKKHSEMSTCTSQEXSPVMVMYRSTTDDIIIKELKDLRAESCACP